From Thermodesulfobacteriota bacterium, one genomic window encodes:
- a CDS encoding precorrin-8X methylmutase gives MSGSVKHSGRAVLLLGHGSPVAEANETLREVALSVRGSGGYASVEPAFLQIEKPDFLQGVDKMVDEGFNDIVVMPFFLYMGAHVTKDLPRLMEEAQRKHPDLKMTLTQSLGYHQKLVDITVERIEGNNGAAAAPPAITPGPLRPHPIEAESFNIITEELGENSFSEEELPVVKRVIHTSADFEFKDILSFSPGALKAGTGALRGGGNVVTDVRMIKAGINRLRLAAFGGGLFCFSSDADVARRAKEEGSTKTAASMRKGAEYMKGGVVAIGNAPTALMELLKLIKSGEASPALIVGVPVGFVGAEEAKEALLGSGVEYITSRGKKGGSTVAVAIVNALLIEACGGYAPATNSL, from the coding sequence ATGTCCGGAAGCGTAAAGCATAGTGGCAGGGCCGTGCTGCTGCTCGGCCACGGCAGCCCGGTGGCCGAGGCCAACGAGACGCTTCGGGAAGTCGCCCTCTCGGTACGCGGCTCGGGCGGCTACGCCTCGGTGGAGCCCGCCTTCCTGCAGATCGAAAAGCCCGACTTCCTCCAGGGTGTCGATAAGATGGTGGACGAGGGCTTTAACGACATAGTCGTCATGCCCTTCTTCCTCTACATGGGCGCGCACGTTACAAAGGACCTCCCGCGCCTCATGGAGGAGGCGCAGAGAAAACATCCCGACCTCAAGATGACCCTTACCCAGAGCCTCGGCTATCACCAAAAACTCGTCGATATAACCGTCGAAAGGATAGAGGGGAATAACGGCGCCGCAGCAGCGCCGCCCGCGATAACCCCCGGTCCCCTACGGCCCCATCCGATAGAAGCGGAGAGTTTTAATATCATTACCGAAGAGCTTGGGGAAAATTCCTTTTCCGAAGAGGAACTTCCGGTAGTGAAGCGCGTAATCCATACGAGCGCGGACTTCGAGTTCAAGGATATTCTCTCGTTCAGTCCCGGAGCGTTAAAGGCCGGGACCGGGGCGCTGCGCGGCGGCGGCAACGTGGTAACCGACGTAAGGATGATCAAGGCGGGTATAAACAGGTTAAGGCTCGCGGCCTTCGGCGGCGGACTCTTCTGCTTCTCTTCGGACGCGGACGTCGCAAGGAGGGCAAAGGAGGAGGGCTCGACAAAGACAGCCGCCTCGATGCGGAAGGGCGCGGAGTATATGAAGGGCGGGGTCGTGGCCATAGGCAACGCCCCGACCGCCTTGATGGAGCTATTGAAGCTCATAAAGTCCGGCGAGGCGTCTCCCGCTCTTATAGTGGGCGTGCCCGTGGGCTTCGTCGGCGCCGAGGAGGCGAAGGAAGCGCTCCTTGGCTCGGGCGTGGAATATATAACGTCGAGGGGAAAAAAAGGGGGTAGCACGGTGGCGGTGGCTATCGTGAACGCGTTATTAATAGAGGCCTGCGGGGGATACGCCCCCGCAACGAACAGCTTATAG